Proteins encoded by one window of Emys orbicularis isolate rEmyOrb1 chromosome 15, rEmyOrb1.hap1, whole genome shotgun sequence:
- the LOC135889233 gene encoding centromere/kinetochore protein zw10 homolog, with protein sequence MINKKYNEFLPSMQSAEDLVSQVDSLSGNIDLLKSRIENEVRQDLNVAIAEFTELKQQLERDSLVLSVLKQLQEVRKEAGKMASDRKVFLYFVPLTSSWVSIVNK encoded by the exons ATGATTAACAAGAAGTATAACGAGTTCCTCCCGAGCATGCAGAGCGCTGAGGACTTGGTGTCACAAGTGGACAGTCTGTCCGGCAACATCGACCTACTGAAATCCAGGATCGAAAATGAG GTCCGGCAAGATCTGAATGTGGCCATTGCGGAATTTACTGAAttgaagcagcagctggagcgAGACTCGTTGGTTCTGAGTGTGCTGAAACAGCTGCAAGAGGTGAGGAAGGAGGCTGGGAAAATGGCTTCAGATCGCAAAGTGTTTCTGTATTTTGTTCCACTGACCTCTTCCTGGGTCTCCATCGTGAATAAATAA